TTGCCCGCCAGCGGAAAGGTCAGGGCCGCGGGCATATGAATGCGGAAGTCCATTTTATAATCCGGCCTGCCCGCCTCCAGGACCAGCACCTTGTTGGACGGATTGACGCTCAAGCGGTTGGCCAGGACGCTGCCTGCGGAACCGCCGCCGATGATGATGTAGTCGTAATAGTTGCGTGCCATAATTGCTCCTGCTTCATTTTTTCAGGCCTAGGGCCTTTCCTTGAAAACCGGCGCCTTGTCCAGACCCAGTCTTTGTAATGTCACATTTTCGGGACGGCCTTCTTCGTCCCAGCCTCGTATATTATAATAATCCCGGCGCATATAATCCATGTCGGCCTCGCTCACGCGATGTCCCTTGTGAGGGCCGTCGGGAAGAACTTGTTTGACGAAACGCCTTGGCAGCGTATCGTCCTTTGCCAAAAAGCCTTCCCGGACATTGAACATCCGGGTTTGATTCCAAATTCGTTCGCCCAGGAGATCAAAATAATCTTCGTCAACCTGCCTGCCAGTAGCTGCGGACAGCATGGCGGCGAAGCTCTCGGGGGAGACTCCGCATTGGCTGAAGTCGCATTTGACCAGGGCGTCTGTCCCAGCGAGAAAGTTCTGCAACTCGATCAGAATGCCGGCGCGGCCCTTGGTCTGATACATCTCCACGGGCTCGCCGTTGTACTCATCGCCCATGTCGTAGCCGATCATGAACCCCCGCTGATGGCATCCGCCGCGATCGGCGGTCATGTAGGCCAACCCCATGCCGGGAGTGCCTCGCGGCCCCCAGGCAGGGCATTCCAGGCCCTTGACGTGCATGGCGTAATCCATGGTCTGCTTGCCCAGAACGGCGCTGGCGCGTTTGACTCCCTGGGAGAGCAGCCTGCCCAGATCGTCCTCCTGAAAAGCCATGGACTTGATCAGGTATTCCGCGCCCTGGACGTTGCCAAAAGCAAGGACAACCCCGTCGGGGGCCTGGATGACGCCCCTTTCGGCCGCTTCAAATGCAAAGCCGATGACGCCTCCGGCGCTCATGCTGTCCAGGCCGTATTCGTCGCAGAGCTTGGTCAAATGGGCCACGGCCCTGGGATCGTGGATATCCAGGTTGGAGCCCAGCAAAGCCGCGGATTCGTATTCCACAATATCCGTAATGAAATGGGAGTATTTGCCGGTGCGGACCGCTCCCATCTGGCTGCA
The sequence above is drawn from the Desulfatibacillum aliphaticivorans DSM 15576 genome and encodes:
- a CDS encoding aldehyde ferredoxin oxidoreductase family protein, with product MADSYMGKFLLVDLTNETSRTVPTPQWLKDQFVGGKGFGAKLLYDLVPKGVDALSPENVLMFFPGPLTATAAPSMRACAVTKSPLTGTYLDSFFGGRLGPEIKYAGYDGIIIFGKAPKPVYLWINDDQVEIRPAGTIWGTNALEANALIKEEINEPDAMLAAIGQAGENQALFALICCEYNRQAGRGGAGAVMGSKNLKAVAIKGSRLVKVHDPEAFDKACKGACEEIALSAECATYTDGGTSSAVPWSNEIGTLPYKNYYTQSDPQADKIGDEGQKKHLFLGKAACFGCPIRCSQMGAVRTGKYSHFITDIVEYESAALLGSNLDIHDPRAVAHLTKLCDEYGLDSMSAGGVIGFAFEAAERGVIQAPDGVVLAFGNVQGAEYLIKSMAFQEDDLGRLLSQGVKRASAVLGKQTMDYAMHVKGLECPAWGPRGTPGMGLAYMTADRGGCHQRGFMIGYDMGDEYNGEPVEMYQTKGRAGILIELQNFLAGTDALVKCDFSQCGVSPESFAAMLSAATGRQVDEDYFDLLGERIWNQTRMFNVREGFLAKDDTLPRRFVKQVLPDGPHKGHRVSEADMDYMRRDYYNIRGWDEEGRPENVTLQRLGLDKAPVFKERP